AGTGCTTATTAGATTTCCACACattgtaaattataatttaattgaccGCCAGTAAGTGGAGATCGTTTGATTAATTCCTAGCCGCGGAGTGGGGCCATCAACGCCTCGCTTATGGGCTGCCATCGATTGCATCGACACCAAATTAAAAAACCATTGCCGACCATAAAAAAGCACTTAACTCGTCAATTAACACACGATCTAAGAAGAGCTGCAAGGAAAATCTCCGCTTGTCAATGGAAAACTCTTCTCCTTTCGAAGGGGCTTCCCCCGCCATCATATCTCCCCCGCACCTACTTTTCCCCTGTCAATCGTCAGCGCGTTTTAGGGTCTCGGCTTCTGCGTggcgtgtgtgcgtgagcgGTGACCTTCGACCTGAGGATCTAACAGTTCCGATAGACAAGCGCTGGCTCTGCGCTACATGTTGTCACATAAAGTGTCGCTCTTCAAAAGCAGCGCAGCACTGCGTGAGGCCCAaaatcggattcggattcggatacgaaatgggaatgggaatgggcatgGTTATAGAAATGGGAGTCAGATTCGGGCTCATTGCCATTGTCCGCGTGTCGCCTAATTGTGGCAGTGTCCTTCGGATTTATGACACAAAACAGAGCTGCTTGAAAGGCTGCCGCCAACATAACGCTCCCCAAGGGTGGTCCCCATGTAACCATataccatttaccattttcacatctttttttttttaacgaacCTTTGGGACTTCCTTGTTTTGACAACACTGAAGATGGTGCCCGACGAACCCTCTTTCTGACCCACTTAAACGCTAGGTAATCGCATAGATACTAACCTGAGCTGGGACGATCGCTGTAGCGGGTGCAGTACACCCAGGCGGGCCACATCTCGTTCTTGCCGCCCTCTGTGGTGGTGGATCCCGTCTCGGAACGCGTGTCATCCGAGGACTCCATTCCGGAATCTCGGCTAACGGCGGATGGCGGCGGGATTGGCTGCGGCTGGGGACTGCTGGCATTGACTCCGGATCCACTGGCTCCCAGTCGGCTACTGGGCGAGGAGTTCAAGGAACTGGCCGCCGAGGAGCAACCCGACGAGGAGGAGCTCGAGCTGGTGGCCACGGAAGAGGTGCTGCTAATGGTCGAGGCATTGGAGGCGGGTGGCGGACTGGCCAAGCTGCTGGCACTGCTACTCAGCGGAGGTTGGGTCATCGTAGGGGCAGCAGGTTGTCCGATCTGCGAGACCGCCTTGCACAGGGATCCCAGAGCAGATTTCTCTGGATTGGCATCGCTCATCTTGGAGCTCATGGGCGGCGGGATGACGGCATTGGCTGCACTCCTGCGCAGCCGACTCTGCACGATTTCCTCGTGTATCCTGGGATAGGCAGCCGGATTGAAGCAGTTAAGGAAGTTGGCCCGTTCCAGCATCATGGCCGCAGTAGCGGCTGCGGCGGCAGCCTGCTGTTGCCGGCTAAACTCCAGCAGATCCACTCTTGTAAAGGCGGAGGGCGTGGCAGTCTGGGAACGACTCGCCTCGAAGGGGCGGAATATGCTGGCCTGGTTCTCCATCGACTTGCCCGGCTTCTGGACATCTCCGAAACGATCGCTCAGGATGTTGGAGATGGAAAAGGCCAGCGAGGGCTTGGCCGTCGACTGCTGCTGGTGGGCGGGTGGTGGCAGGCGTCCGCCCGCCGACGTatcatccacatccacatcaatGTCGTcatcctcctccgcctcctcctcctcgttggTGGTGTGCGTCTGATTGTGGAAACTCATGTCACCGATCACGGAGTCGCTTTCCTCCTCCTTGATGGTCAGCGGCGTGGACGAGGCGGGCGTGGAGCAGGATGCGGGCGATCCACTGCCACTGAGGCGCTGCTGCAGTGCAGCAGCATGAGCGTGGgcggccgcagcagcagctgcagcagcggcggctgcAGCGGCATCGAAGGCCATTGCCGGATGGTGGAAGACACCGGCGGCCAGTTGCTGTTGGTGcaactgctgcagttgctgcagctgGTGGAGGTgctgcatttgctgctgctgttgctgctgctgctgttgctggtggtgaAGATGCTGCATTTGTAGGGTAATGGGGCTGGGCGCTGACTGTGGACTGCAGCGATCCTCCAGGGCCATTGGTTTCGACTTGGTGCTAAATCGCAACTCGCTTAAGACACTTGTCACTGGGTCACTTGACACTGAGCCACTGATTCTTCTGATTGCTCAGAATCTTCTGATTCTCTTCTCTGTTtggtgttttttgtttggcttatgCTTTCGTGTTTGATTTGCAACTGTTGTTCCGACACGCACGTCTGTTCACATCGAGCGCAACGACTGAATTAGTTGACTACTTCGGAATCGCAGCGCCGACGTCGGGGAGAGTTAACGCGAGAGCCGATTGAACTGTCACGGTGGAAAGAGAGGTCCGAGTGCGGGAGCGAGAGGGCGAGATCCCACAAGTAGCTGGCGAAGTGTGTGCGAGCgagcgagtgagtgagtgacaGCAGTTGGTGACAGTGACATGAAGAGATGAGAGTAGAAGATGTGTCTTTTCGGCCTTACACTGATCGATTTTCGCTCTCTCTTAGCCTTGTCACCTGCCCCATGCGAACCGGTTTCGCCGGCTCACTCACTCCTATTAGCTGGCCAGagcgctctctcgctcgctccctctcgctctcactctctcttgCCAATTTGGCGAGGGGGGCTTGTTAGGCAGCAATATGACTTTATTATGCGCATGCTGGAGCTGTCAGCCGGTTGACAACTGTGTCCCCAGCGAACTGCGCAGGCGCAAGCTCTCCCTCTCTCACGGGGCGTTACCGAGTGGGGGTCATATAGCGGCACTGTTCACTCCCTCTGCGAGTAGGCCAGGAAAATGGCTGCCTTTCCATGAGGGGGAGAGCCACATGCCATCTCTTTCCACAGACACTTTTCATAAGCATTTagtttttgttgattttgttttcgGCCGCGACGTTTCAATCTGCGTTTTCTACAGCCTACAACTTTATCGACACCACCTTTAGGCCATGTGTAGAGGGGGAATCGAAAGAGAGGAAAAAAACCGCAAAGctaattgttttaatttaaatgaaggGAAACTTTTTATCACCCCCACTCCCACCACCAGTATCATTTGCGATTTTTCACAAAAATACGCTAAATACACGAtgacaatttatttttgaggCCTTCAATTAACCAGTTAAATGTGCCTTGAAAAACAGCTGACGAAATTGATTGATATTTAattgacatttaatttatttatttgcccatCGAATATCGATTTGCCAGACGAGCGAATGAAAAACCATCGCTAACTGTCAAAATAAACCTTAGAAGGTGTTAAAAACGAACGCCATTTGGCATTGGACATTAACAATAACGCTTTTTTGTGGGGCTCTAATCAACCGACGATCTACAAATGTGAAACATGTGCTGCAAATAGTGTATAGATGTGGGATTCCGAACATATAACCACTGATATATAGCTCATAAATCAACGAATCTGTTCGATGTGAATAAAACCGAAATCAAATAACGAAATCGCTAATGAATTGCCTTATAGCTAGCAGATTTTGTTGTgttaatttttgcataataaaaGCGATCGTTGCCATGTGGGCTACTGATTTATGGGGCAAAGGATTTAATTAGAGAGTAATCTCGCCACCACTCACACTCCCACATTTCCTGTTGCCAATTGTGACATAAGCAATTCGCGCCAACAAACTAACGCCCAAACAATAAGCCATAATCCATATTTAGAGCAAATTTCGTGGTTAACCTGTTCCACAATCAATGGGCcgaaatttattcaatttttatgCGCATTTTTATAAGTATCAAATGGACTTGAAtcgaatataaattaataaatatatttgaacaGCTCAGAtgcataaattgaaattccgTTGAGTGGTCTTAACCGTTTCGATTCGATCTTAACCGGTTCGAACGCACCTTCCAGTCTGCGGTCAGCCATTAAAAGTCGAAGTTGGAAAAACTGGAAACTGGAACGGAGCCAAATCTATTTCCCCTTTTGAATTTCGAACTTCGAATAGATAGTTGTCTCACTCGCTCTCGCACTGTGCGCTTCTCGCTCACTCTGCCCTGCTCTCTCACGCATGACAACAATGGCTGCTGCCTCTCTCTCGCACACCCCCTTTGACCATCTTCCTCTTACACATTCCGCTGTTGCCGTCGGCAGCTGTTGATTTTCCGCTCAACTTCCACCCTTCCACACCGTTCCATTCCCCTACACACTTTCCGCTTTGATTGCCatgattttcaattattaCCGTTGTCGTGTTTGCTCAGCATTTGGCCACGAAAAGGGTTAAACTGCTGCCGACAGTTGCGTAAAAATGCGttaattaaagttttcaacttgtttctgatgctgctgctgtggttgctattgttgctgtggctgcttttgctgctttcCCGTTTGCCCTTAATGATAATGATGCGTCTGTTTGGATAAAATGGTAACTGCTAATGAGCTTTGGCTTTCCACCACTTCGGCtactgtttctgtttctatttctgtttcgGTTACTTTTCGATCTCTAATGGCTTTTTCTCAGCTTCGTAGCTGCCGGCCAAACAAAAGACTCAAACAACGAACTTGTCAGGGTGCCAAAACATACCAAAGAAACACATTACGctgcatgaaaattttcattttaatgtcGGTAGATTTATATGTGCGATCATATCAACGGAATTCAAATGATGAGAATATAAGATAACGTTGTTAGAGTCAAAAATGAATAGTAACACATAGAATATTAAAACGTGAATGGTTaggaaatatattaaaaactacAACCTCAAAAAGACAATATAAACTATTTAAGATTTTGGttatgaatttaaattatccaattaCCTCAAAATTGCTGGGCAATAACAATGCCAATTGCATAAGGGACGTAATCACAGGATACAACTCAATTGTCGCACTGTGATTGAAATTAAAACTGGATCGAAAACTGGTAAAATTAAATGCACGCCCTGTTGGGCCCCAACTCAAGATTGCCCCTCCTCATCAAAAGCGTATTTTCTCTTCGGCTCAACAACCGAAACTGGAAATGGGAACTGAAGCGGGAAACTGAATCTGTGACTGggtaatttaaaattc
The sequence above is drawn from the Drosophila melanogaster chromosome 2R genome and encodes:
- the en gene encoding engrailed, isoform A, whose amino-acid sequence is MALEDRCSPQSAPSPITLQMQHLHHQQQQQQQQQQQMQHLHQLQQLQQLHQQQLAAGVFHHPAMAFDAAAAAAAAAAAAAAHAHAAALQQRLSGSGSPASCSTPASSTPLTIKEEESDSVIGDMSFHNQTHTTNEEEEAEEDDDIDVDVDDTSAGGRLPPPAHQQQSTAKPSLAFSISNILSDRFGDVQKPGKSMENQASIFRPFEASRSQTATPSAFTRVDLLEFSRQQQAAAAAATAAMMLERANFLNCFNPAAYPRIHEEIVQSRLRRSAANAVIPPPMSSKMSDANPEKSALGSLCKAVSQIGQPAAPTMTQPPLSSSASSLASPPPASNASTISSTSSVATSSSSSSSGCSSAASSLNSSPSSRLGASGSGVNASSPQPQPIPPPSAVSRDSGMESSDDTRSETGSTTTEGGKNEMWPAWVYCTRYSDRPSSGPRYRRPKQPKDKTNDEKRPRTAFSSEQLARLKREFNENRYLTERRRQQLSSELGLNEAQIKIWFQNKRAKIKKSTGSKNPLALQLMAQGLYNHTTVPLTKEEEELEMRMNGQIP